The window GCGCTTCAGCAGGCTGATGGCGGCAATAAGCGAGCCGCCGGTTGCCAGCATGGGGTCAAGGATGATGGCAAGCCGCTGATCCATATCTGTAGCGAGCTTTACGTAATATTCAACGGGTTCAAGTGTTTCTTCGTTGCGGTACAGGCCCACAACGCTGATCTTGGCGCCGGGGATCATGTCCAGCACGCCGTCCATGAGGCCAAGGCCAGCGCGAAGGATCGGAACAACCGTCACCATCTTGCCCGAAATGACCTCGATTTCCACCGGCCCGGCCCAGCCTTCAACCGTGTGCTTTTCCGTGCGAAAGCCCTTGGTGGCTTCGTAAATGAGCAGACTTGCGATTTCGTTGGAAACAGAACGAAATTCGCGCGTGGAGGTGGCCCCCATGCGCAAAATGCCCAACTTGTGGCGCACAAGAGGATGATCAACGACATAAACGGCCATAAAGCCTCCTTAGCTATGCATAACTGACTGGGTGGAAAAAATTAAAACCGGAATACGCTAGTCTTAATAACTGCTCGTGTCAACGATACTTGCGGACCGGCGCATTGCCTTGGCTGTGCGGCATGCGCTAGAGTTTCACAGCTTTGCACAGGCCAGAAGCATGCCTGATCCCTGCCCTGCAGCACCCCAAACATCCCCACATGG is drawn from Desulfovibrio sp. and contains these coding sequences:
- the upp gene encoding uracil phosphoribosyltransferase; protein product: MAVYVVDHPLVRHKLGILRMGATSTREFRSVSNEIASLLIYEATKGFRTEKHTVEGWAGPVEIEVISGKMVTVVPILRAGLGLMDGVLDMIPGAKISVVGLYRNEETLEPVEYYVKLATDMDQRLAIILDPMLATGGSLIAAISLLKRHGCKQICSLNLVCAPEGIAKVKAAHPDVDIYTAAIDDHLNEKGYIIPGLGDAGDRIFGTK